GGCAACGAACGATTCCATTAACATTGCTCCGTAACCAATTGGCTGTGCGTGATTTTCTTGTTCAATCATTTTCGGCGTAGTACCTGAAGAAACTAGAGCGTGGAATCCAGATACAGCACCGCAAGCAATTGTAATAAATAAGAATGGAAATAGGTTCCCAGAAAACACCGGCCCCGTCCCATCAATAAACTTAGAAACAGCTGGCATTTGCAAATCTGGAGCTACAATTAAAATACCGACTGCTAATCCAACAATTGTACCAACTTTTAAAAATGTACTTAAATAATCACGTGGTGCTAGAAGCATCCAAACTGGTAATGCAGATGCGATAAATCCATATACAATAAGCATAATAGCGATTGTTTCACCACTAAAAGTAAACATGCTCGCAAGCGTCGGATTTTCAGCTACATACTGTCCTCCGACAAGAGATAAGATAAGTAAGATAATGCCAATAACTGATCCTTCACCAACTTTTCCTGGACGAATGTATCGCATATAAACTCCCATTAAAATCGCAATCGGAATCGTTGCCGCAATTGTAAACATCCCCCACGGACTTCCTATAAGTGCCTTCACGACTACTAAAGCTAATACCGCCAATAAAATAATCATAATCCCTAAAATACCAATCATCGCAATCAAACCTGTAACAGGTCCAATCTCATCTTTAATCATTTCACCTAATGATTTTCCGTTACGTCTCATGGAAGCGAATAAAATTACAAAATCTTGTACAGCACCAGCAATCACTACTCCTACAATAATCCAAATGGTTCCTGGTAAATATCCCATCTGTGCTGCCAAAATCGGTCCTACTAGAGGCCCCGCACCAGCAATCGCTGCAAAATGATGACCGAATAATACCCATTTATTCGTCGGTACATAGTCCTTCCCATCATTTAACGTATGAGCAGGTGTTTGCCGATTATTATCTAGATCAAACACTTTTCTAGCGATAAACCTACTATAAAAACGATAAGCAATTGCATATACTGACACAGCAGCCACTAAAAGCCATACCGCATTAATTGTCTCACCTTGCGATAAGGCTATTACGCCAAAAGCGACTGCCCCTAAGGTAGCAATAACCCCCCAAAGTAAAATTGATTTCAACATCTTCACATACAATCCCCCCAATACTACTCCTTAGAGGAGATTGTACTAAATTTTCTGAATATTTAACTTGAATCCTCCTTATCATGAAGGATTTTTACATTATCATGTTGAAATTCTTTCATCACCTGTCATAGCTCGATTTTATTTCGAAGTCGTTTCACATAGTTTCTACTCACAGGAATCGGCTGCTCATCATACCTTTCTAAATAAAGATTATACGTCCCGTTATAATAAGGTTTGAGCTCTTGCACATATTTCATATTAATTAAGTAACTTTTATGGACACGTAAAAAATCGTATGTAGTTAATTTATTTTCTAATTCTTGAAGCGTATATGTTGAAATATACTGATTATTGGTTGTATAAATAGAAACTGTTTTATTTTCTTTATTCTTACTTACATATATAATATTTTCCGGAAAAATATATGTAATTCCTTCATGACTCTCAATTGGAAGTTTACGCAAGGAACTCCTTGTTTTCTTTCCTAGTTCGCTCTCCATTTTATATAGGAGAAAATTTAAATCTTCCTCATGAAATGGTTGCAATAAATAATAAAACGCTTGAAAACGAAAGGCTGTGATTGCCTCTTCTATATTCTTACCAACGAAAATAAACTTCGTATAACAATTTATTTGTTGTAATAGGTTGGAGAATTCAAATCCTGTACCATCTGCTAATTGCGTATTTAAAAAAACGAAAGCTGGTGTATGTTTTTTCATAATTTGCAGAGATTCCATTCCTGTTCTCGCTTCAAAACACTCCACATTCCGCATATTTTCTTTACATGCCTCAATTAATTTGTCTCGGGTTTCTGCTTCTTCCATGATAATTAAAATTTTCATTTATCCAACCACCTAATTCTTTTGTACATATGTCCTTTTGTATACATTCGCTTTAGTAAGAAACAATCCCTTTTTCTAACCTTACTTTCTCTTTACTATACCACTATTTATTAGATAAATAGAAAAAGGAAGCCTCTTCAGCTTCCTTTTCTCCTCATACTAACTCCCGTTGCTTCGTTTCCTGACCAAGTACAACTACTGCAAGTACTCCGATTAAAATCGATCCACAAAAAATAGTAAAGATTAACGAAAGTGAGGATTGTGAAGCAACTAAATAACCTACTAATAACGGTCCAAGAATCCCACCGATACGACCAAATGCTGCCGCCATTCCTGCACCCGTACCTCGAATCACTGTCGGATATTGCTCAGGTGTATAAGCATATAATGCCCCCCATGCACCCAAGTTAAAGAAAGAGAGGAGCATCCCTGCAACTATTAATGTTGTCAACGAATCAGCGATTCCAAATACGTAAGCACTGCATGCTGTCCCAACTAAATACGTAACTAAGACAAATTTACGACCAAGACGTTCAATAAACCAGGCAGCTGTAAAGTACCCTGGAAGCTGTGCCAATGTCATAATTAATACATACTGAAAACTCTTTATTAAGCTAAAACCTTTCATTACCATTACGCTCGGTAACCAAAGGAACATTCCATAATAAGAGAAGACCACACAAAACCATAAAACCCATAACATAATTGTTGCTTTACGATATTCTCCAGACCAAATCGCTTTTATATTTGTAATAACAGACTGCCTTTTTTCAACCTTTTCAAATCTTGGTGAATCAGGTAAATTCCATCTTAAATATAAAGCATATAGAGCTGGAACTGCACTTAATACCATTGCAACTTCCCAGCCGTACTTCGGAATAATAAAATAAGAAATAAGAGCCGCAATTAGCCAGCCACCAGCCCAAAAACTTTCTAACAACACAACTATTCTGCCGCGTTCATGCGCTTCAACGCTTTCTGATACAAGAGTAGATGCAACTGGAAGTTCTCCACCGAGCCCCATCCCAATTAAGAAACGCAAAACAAGGAACATCGTTAATGTCGTTGTTAAAGCTGTTAAACCACTACCGATAGAAAATAATAATAATGTAATAATAAAGACCGATTTTCGTCCTATTTTATCTGCTAATATTCCAAAAACAAGTGCTCCAACTGCCATTCCGATCGAGTTAATGCTACCTATCCACCCCATCTCTTGGCTGCTTAATCCCCATTCTTTCTGCAATGCTACAATGATAAATGAAAGCATTCCAACATCCATCGCATCAAATAGCCAACCAAGCCCCGCTATTCCAAGAAGCTTTCGCTTTGAAATTTCTTTTACCTTGCCCACAAGAAGTCCTCCTTACACAGGTGTCTTTACACATCATTTTACATGTGTGAATTGTATAAGTAAAATACTTTCGTGTAAAATTTCTTCTTCATCATTCCCTGAAAGTAAATGTTTTATCAATAGCTACGAATAAGATTATCATCCATTAAACCAGGGTAAATAAAAAAGTAGCGAAATCTCGCTACTTTTTCGAACGCATTACTTCTTTTAAAAACTCAGCTAGCACTAACTGACGACGCCAGCGTGTTGGATTACTACATAATCGATAAAACCACTCTAAATGAATTGCTTGAATCCATTTCGGCGCACGCTTTACCTCCCCTGCCCATACATCTAAACTACCGCCTACACCAACAGCCATCTTCGTTTGCAAGCGATCTTTATTATTTTGAATAAAGTTTTCTTGCCTTGGGAACCCAAGAGCTACAAGTAATAAATCAGGTTTTGCTTCTTGAATGCGTGAAATAATATTCTCTTCTTCTTCTTGCTTAAAATATCCGTCCTGTGTACCAACAATCGATACAGCTGAATAAGTTTTTGTTAAGTGATCGGCTGCACCTTTTACAACATGAGGCTTTGCCCCTAATAAGAACACAGATACTTGCTTATTTTCTTCGGATAATTTTTCAAGTAAATTACACATTAAATCAAATCCTGCTACGCGCTCTTGTAATGGTGTACCTAACATACCACTCGCTTTTACAACACCAATACCATCAGGCGTAATTAACTCTGTTTTCAATAATGTTTGATGGAATTTCTCATCTTTTTTTGCACACATAACGATTTCTGGATTTGCCGTTACCACTTGAAAAGTATGGGGTTGTTCCGTTTCTAACTGCTTCATTAAATATTGGACCGTCTCTTCCATTGTCATTGTAGAGAAAGGAACACCCAAAATATCAACTGTTTGTACTACCATAATTATAATCCTTCCTATTATTAAAGATTTTTAGCTATTAATTGTTTATACGTTTCCTTCGTATCTTCATATAATTTGTGTAATGAGAAATTCATTGCAGCATGTTCGTAAATATGTTTTCCCATCACAGCTAATTCGCCTGTTTTCCACTTCTCATAAGCTTCCTCTAATGCGCCCGCTAACGCTTTACCGTCTCCCGTTGGTACAATCCAGCCATATGTTTCATCTGCAATCAATGGTTCAATTTCCCCTGCCCTCGTAACAATAGATGGTACACGCTGGTTTGCTGCCTCTAATAAAACTAGTGGAAATCCTTCACTATGAGATGTTAATAAATTAACATGTGATGATGCAAATAGTTGCTTCACATCTTGACGGTGCCCTAAAAACTCAACTTTATCATTGATTCCTTTTTCAGTAGCTAATGCCTTAAGCTCTTCTTCTAATGGGCCGTCTCCTACTAATAACACTTTAATTTTCGTTAATTTTGTTTGCTTCAATGCATCAAATAATACTTCATGTCCCTTAACAGGATGCAAACGTGCCACTTGAATTGCTGTGAACACATCTTCATCAATATTAAACATTTCTTGCTTATTATAACCTTGTGCTTTTTCCTTGTCATAATCAATTCCATTATAAATAACGTGCATCTTTTCGTTTGAAATACCTACTTGCGCTAAGCTTGATTTTAATCGATTTGTGACAACAAAGAATAAATCTATATTCTTTAAAGCCTTTAAATTTAACTTTGTAAAAATCCATCCTTTTATGCCTTGCTTTGTGAAATCTTGAAATGGATCACTATGGATTGTCGTTACCCACTTCGCTGCGATTTTCTTTTTCAAAAGAGAAACATAAAAGTTTGCTCTAGGACCATGCGTGTGGACTATATCAAATTTTTCCTTGTTAATAAATTCACTTATATTTTTTAAAATGGATAAATCGTAGCGAGACTTTTGTGAAAACACATGAACTTTTATTCCTAGTTCTCTCGCTTCTTTCGCAACAATACCATCTTCAAATACTGCCAATTCTACTTCATCAGTTGAGAACTGATCGAGAAGTGAAATAATGTGTGTCTTTCCTCCCCCATCCTCTGCTCCTGCATTCATATGCAATATTTTCATGTTTTTTCCTCCTTTAAATCCTCGCTGCACTTCCGTCTAGCTCTTATTTTACTGTACTAAAAAATAAAAGCTAACAAAAGTTAGCTTTTATTTTTATCATTCAATTTCTAAATCTACAATTAGATAAGCTAACACCACTACAAAGTAAATACCAACACCTGGCGCCGTCAAAATATGTCCTGCAGTATATGCAATACCTAGTGCTAACACTAAGCTCGCTGCAATCATTCCATATTTTATATTAAATATCTCTTTAAACCTTGTAATACATGCAAGCAAAATTCTTAAGCCGTAATAGATAAACGGAATCATCATTAACGCAAAACCGATAATTCCAAAATCATAAAACCAATCGTGGAAGTCCATTTCAATTAATTTTGGATCCGGCTGCTTTTGTTCATTATATTTAAAGTTACCTGCGTAACCCATTCCTAACAGCTTTTGTGACATCGGAGCTTCTTTAAAGAACTGCTTATGTCTTTCTTCATATACTTGACGTCCACTAAAGATGAGGTTTTCTTGATTTTCTTTCTTTTGCTCTTTCTCAAGTTCTTTCTTAACCTCAGCTTCAACTTTTGCCTTTTCTTCTGGTTTTTCAACCTTATGCTGCTTTTCTTCTTTTTCTTTTATCAGTTTATCTTTAATTTCTTTTTCTTTTTGTTGTTGTTGTGCTGCATTTTGTTCCGTTAAGTAGTTATTATGAATACCCATATTTTGCGCTAAT
The DNA window shown above is from Bacillus clarus and carries:
- the cstA gene encoding carbon starvation protein CstA; protein product: MKMLKSILLWGVIATLGAVAFGVIALSQGETINAVWLLVAAVSVYAIAYRFYSRFIARKVFDLDNNRQTPAHTLNDGKDYVPTNKWVLFGHHFAAIAGAGPLVGPILAAQMGYLPGTIWIIVGVVIAGAVQDFVILFASMRRNGKSLGEMIKDEIGPVTGLIAMIGILGIMIILLAVLALVVVKALIGSPWGMFTIAATIPIAILMGVYMRYIRPGKVGEGSVIGIILLILSLVGGQYVAENPTLASMFTFSGETIAIMLIVYGFIASALPVWMLLAPRDYLSTFLKVGTIVGLAVGILIVAPDLQMPAVSKFIDGTGPVFSGNLFPFLFITIACGAVSGFHALVSSGTTPKMIEQENHAQPIGYGAMLMESFVAAMAMIAACVLTPGTYFAINSPAALIGTDVSQAAQVISSWGFAITPNELKELAVNVGEQTILSRTGGAPTLAIGMAYIFSQVIGGTAMMAFWYHFAILFEALFILTTIDAGTRVGRFMIQDILGHVYKPFAKTDSTLANVVATTLCVLGWGYFLYQGVIDPLGGINTLWPLFGIANQMLAGIALLLGTTILFKMGKKAYVWVTLIPTVGLLIVTMTAGYQKLFHENPKIGFLSHAKVFQGALDDGKILASAKNVAQMKQIILNDYIDATLCGIFMLVVIAVLIAAIRIWIQVLQNKTTPLKEAPYIPRNESESRNYA
- a CDS encoding LytR/AlgR family response regulator transcription factor codes for the protein MKILIIMEEAETRDKLIEACKENMRNVECFEARTGMESLQIMKKHTPAFVFLNTQLADGTGFEFSNLLQQINCYTKFIFVGKNIEEAITAFRFQAFYYLLQPFHEEDLNFLLYKMESELGKKTRSSLRKLPIESHEGITYIFPENIIYVSKNKENKTVSIYTTNNQYISTYTLQELENKLTTYDFLRVHKSYLINMKYVQELKPYYNGTYNLYLERYDEQPIPVSRNYVKRLRNKIEL
- a CDS encoding MFS transporter; translation: MGKVKEISKRKLLGIAGLGWLFDAMDVGMLSFIIVALQKEWGLSSQEMGWIGSINSIGMAVGALVFGILADKIGRKSVFIITLLLFSIGSGLTALTTTLTMFLVLRFLIGMGLGGELPVASTLVSESVEAHERGRIVVLLESFWAGGWLIAALISYFIIPKYGWEVAMVLSAVPALYALYLRWNLPDSPRFEKVEKRQSVITNIKAIWSGEYRKATIMLWVLWFCVVFSYYGMFLWLPSVMVMKGFSLIKSFQYVLIMTLAQLPGYFTAAWFIERLGRKFVLVTYLVGTACSAYVFGIADSLTTLIVAGMLLSFFNLGAWGALYAYTPEQYPTVIRGTGAGMAAAFGRIGGILGPLLVGYLVASQSSLSLIFTIFCGSILIGVLAVVVLGQETKQRELV
- a CDS encoding WecB/TagA/CpsF family glycosyltransferase — encoded protein: MVVQTVDILGVPFSTMTMEETVQYLMKQLETEQPHTFQVVTANPEIVMCAKKDEKFHQTLLKTELITPDGIGVVKASGMLGTPLQERVAGFDLMCNLLEKLSEENKQVSVFLLGAKPHVVKGAADHLTKTYSAVSIVGTQDGYFKQEEEENIISRIQEAKPDLLLVALGFPRQENFIQNNKDRLQTKMAVGVGGSLDVWAGEVKRAPKWIQAIHLEWFYRLCSNPTRWRRQLVLAEFLKEVMRSKK
- a CDS encoding glycosyltransferase family 4 protein produces the protein MKILHMNAGAEDGGGKTHIISLLDQFSTDEVELAVFEDGIVAKEARELGIKVHVFSQKSRYDLSILKNISEFINKEKFDIVHTHGPRANFYVSLLKKKIAAKWVTTIHSDPFQDFTKQGIKGWIFTKLNLKALKNIDLFFVVTNRLKSSLAQVGISNEKMHVIYNGIDYDKEKAQGYNKQEMFNIDEDVFTAIQVARLHPVKGHEVLFDALKQTKLTKIKVLLVGDGPLEEELKALATEKGINDKVEFLGHRQDVKQLFASSHVNLLTSHSEGFPLVLLEAANQRVPSIVTRAGEIEPLIADETYGWIVPTGDGKALAGALEEAYEKWKTGELAVMGKHIYEHAAMNFSLHKLYEDTKETYKQLIAKNL